In one window of Nocardioides panacisoli DNA:
- a CDS encoding MOSC domain-containing protein, with translation MEFRDAATLDAHLPHLREAPAEVGTLDMVVRRPAVDEREVLTEATLSQDGGLDGDNWLDRSTSRAIESGRHLDAQINVMSARMASFLAFDDVDRWALAGDQLFLDLDLSHENLPTGTRIAIGEDAVIEVTKKPHNGCAKFRARYGQDALDFVNSETGQAMRLRGFNARVVSDGTVRPGDKVTRL, from the coding sequence ATGGAGTTCCGCGACGCCGCCACCCTCGACGCCCACCTGCCCCACCTCCGGGAAGCGCCCGCCGAGGTCGGCACCCTGGACATGGTCGTACGCCGTCCGGCGGTCGACGAGCGGGAGGTGCTCACCGAGGCCACGCTGAGCCAGGACGGTGGCCTGGACGGCGACAACTGGCTGGACCGGTCCACCTCGCGCGCCATCGAGTCCGGCCGCCACCTGGACGCCCAGATCAACGTCATGAGTGCGCGGATGGCCTCCTTCCTCGCCTTCGACGACGTCGACCGGTGGGCGCTGGCCGGCGACCAGCTCTTCCTCGACCTCGACCTCTCCCACGAGAACCTGCCGACCGGCACGCGCATCGCGATCGGCGAGGACGCCGTCATCGAGGTGACCAAGAAGCCGCACAACGGCTGCGCCAAGTTCCGTGCCCGCTACGGCCAGGACGCGCTCGACTTCGTCAACTCCGAGACCGGCCAGGCGATGCGGTTGCGCGGCTTCAATGCCCGCGTGGTCTCCGACGGCACGGTGCGCCCCGGCGACAAGGTCACGCGCCTCTAG
- a CDS encoding fumarylacetoacetate hydrolase family protein translates to MRIARFTTDSRTDDEGPAYGVVSGELDEFGQLPDDAVIVTLAGDPLYMGIKLLEEEHKASDVRFLAPVLPRSKVVGIGKNYAAHAAEMGGEAPAEPLMFLKPNTSVVGPDDPIFYPRQSENVQYEGELAVVIGRICRDVPVEKATDVIYGYTIANDVTARDLQRSDVQFTRAKGFDSFCPLGPWIETDLDPAAFAEGKRVQTFLNGDVVQDGTTADMIHDIPSLVAHVSSVMTLLPGDVILTGTPEGVGPMQVDDEVEVAIEGLGALTNTVKERR, encoded by the coding sequence GTGCGCATCGCGAGATTCACCACCGACTCCCGGACCGACGACGAGGGTCCCGCCTACGGCGTCGTCAGCGGCGAGCTGGACGAGTTCGGACAGCTCCCCGACGACGCGGTCATCGTCACCCTCGCCGGCGACCCGCTCTACATGGGCATCAAGCTGCTCGAGGAGGAGCACAAGGCCTCCGACGTGCGGTTCCTCGCCCCGGTACTGCCGCGCAGCAAGGTGGTGGGGATCGGCAAGAACTACGCCGCCCATGCCGCCGAGATGGGCGGCGAGGCGCCGGCAGAGCCCCTGATGTTCCTCAAGCCCAACACCAGCGTCGTCGGGCCGGACGACCCGATCTTCTACCCGCGGCAGTCGGAGAACGTGCAGTACGAGGGCGAGCTGGCCGTCGTCATCGGCCGCATCTGCCGCGACGTGCCCGTGGAGAAGGCCACCGACGTCATCTACGGCTACACCATCGCCAACGACGTGACGGCCCGTGACCTGCAGCGCTCCGACGTCCAGTTCACCCGGGCCAAGGGCTTCGACTCCTTCTGTCCGCTCGGCCCGTGGATCGAGACCGACCTGGACCCGGCGGCGTTCGCCGAGGGCAAGCGGGTGCAGACCTTCCTCAACGGCGACGTCGTGCAGGACGGCACCACCGCCGACATGATCCACGACATCCCCAGCCTGGTCGCCCACGTCTCCAGCGTGATGACGCTGCTGCCCGGTGACGTCATCCTCACCGGCACGCCCGAGGGCGTCGGGCCGATGCAGGTCGACGACGAGGTCGAGGTCGCCATCGAGGGCCTCGGCGCACTGACCAACACCGTGAAGGAACGCCGATGA
- the gltX gene encoding glutamate--tRNA ligase: protein MNSAGTSNVRVRMAPSPTGSPHVGLVRTALYNWAFARHHGGTFVFRIEDTDASRNTEESYNALLELMRWLGLDWDEGPEVGGPHAPYLQSERSDLYADALARLRESAHTYDCFCRTEEVDARRKASGSKIMGYDGHCRDLTDEQRAAFEAEGRRSVVRFRMPEGTISWQDLVRGEVSFDTAHVPDFALCRANGDPLYTLVNPVDDALMEITHVLRGEDLLSSTPRQIALYDALIELGIARATPQFGHLPYVMGEGNKKLSKRDPEAHALAYRDEGYLPEGLLNYLALLGWAIAADRDVFTLEEMVAAFEIGDVNPNPARFDKKKMDAINGSHMRQLSVEEITRRAIPFLQADGVLGDPVHDADAQLLEQAMPIVAERINKLSEASAMLGFLFVEETEFTVDAADADKMLDEAGREVVQASVDALQDLPHWSTEDIQGALQQALVEGMGLKPRKAFGPVRVAVTGKRVSPPLFESMELLGRNRSLERLERALV, encoded by the coding sequence ATGAACTCCGCAGGCACCAGCAACGTGCGCGTCCGCATGGCTCCCAGTCCGACGGGGTCGCCCCACGTCGGCCTGGTCCGCACCGCCCTGTACAACTGGGCCTTCGCCCGGCACCACGGCGGCACGTTCGTGTTCCGCATCGAGGACACCGACGCCTCGCGCAACACCGAGGAGTCCTACAACGCGCTGCTGGAGCTGATGCGCTGGCTCGGCCTGGACTGGGACGAGGGCCCCGAGGTCGGCGGCCCGCACGCGCCGTACCTGCAGAGCGAGCGCTCCGACCTCTACGCCGATGCGCTGGCGCGGTTGCGCGAGTCCGCCCACACCTACGACTGCTTCTGCCGGACCGAGGAGGTCGACGCGCGGCGCAAGGCGTCCGGCTCCAAGATCATGGGCTACGACGGCCACTGCCGCGACCTGACCGACGAGCAGCGCGCCGCGTTCGAGGCGGAGGGGCGCCGCAGCGTCGTCCGCTTCCGCATGCCCGAGGGCACCATCAGCTGGCAGGACCTCGTGCGCGGCGAGGTCTCCTTCGACACCGCCCACGTGCCGGACTTCGCGCTGTGCCGCGCCAACGGCGACCCGCTCTACACGCTGGTCAACCCCGTCGACGACGCGCTGATGGAGATCACCCACGTGCTGCGAGGCGAGGACCTGCTCTCCTCGACCCCGCGCCAGATCGCGTTGTACGACGCCCTGATCGAGCTCGGCATCGCCCGAGCCACCCCGCAGTTCGGCCACCTGCCCTACGTCATGGGCGAGGGCAACAAGAAGCTCTCCAAGCGTGACCCGGAGGCGCATGCACTGGCCTACCGCGACGAGGGCTACCTGCCCGAGGGACTGCTGAACTACCTGGCGCTGCTCGGTTGGGCCATCGCCGCCGACCGTGACGTCTTCACCCTCGAGGAGATGGTGGCGGCCTTCGAGATCGGCGACGTCAACCCCAACCCGGCGCGATTCGACAAGAAGAAGATGGACGCCATCAACGGCTCGCACATGCGGCAGCTGTCGGTGGAGGAGATCACTCGTCGGGCGATCCCGTTCCTCCAGGCCGACGGTGTGCTCGGGGATCCGGTGCACGACGCCGACGCGCAGCTGCTCGAGCAGGCGATGCCCATCGTGGCCGAACGGATCAACAAGCTCTCCGAGGCCTCCGCGATGCTCGGTTTCCTCTTCGTCGAGGAGACCGAGTTCACCGTCGACGCGGCGGACGCCGACAAGATGCTCGACGAGGCAGGTCGCGAGGTCGTGCAGGCCTCGGTCGACGCACTGCAGGACCTGCCGCACTGGTCGACCGAGGACATCCAGGGAGCACTGCAACAGGCCCTGGTCGAGGGCATGGGACTCAAGCCCCGCAAGGCCTTCGGTCCGGTCCGGGTCGCGGTCACGGGCAAGCGGGTGAGCCCCCCGCTGTTCGAGTCCATGGAGCTGCTCGGCCGCAACCGGAGCCTCGAACGGCTGGAACGTGCCCTCGTCTGA
- a CDS encoding CPBP family intramembrane glutamic endopeptidase, whose translation MPSSESLGFHQLHRLGRTNLLWVLLGVLVLGSLVAVGAQLVLLPVFVIASALGVSIETDPVSPAGLAWVNLVWAVAIPFAFLIARVVHRIPRGWVTSVAGRVRWRWFVTCLGLAAAALTVTVVVAAYLPRQETAPVGGTLNDVTSETAAFMVVVVLLTPLQAAGEEYVFRGYLTQAFGGLVAGRLGILLAVVVPAVVFALAHGAQDPPVFVDRLAFGLVAGVLVIVTGGLEAAVAMHVLNNWLAFALALAFGDMNSALHPTSSGWATLPTTLVQSLTFVALTVWVARRRGLGTRTGEPVLEPPNGRV comes from the coding sequence GTGCCCTCGTCTGAGTCCTTGGGGTTCCACCAGCTGCACCGCCTCGGCCGCACGAACCTGCTGTGGGTGCTGCTCGGCGTACTCGTGCTCGGCTCGCTGGTGGCAGTGGGCGCACAGTTGGTCCTGCTGCCGGTGTTCGTCATCGCCTCGGCGCTCGGGGTGTCGATCGAGACCGATCCGGTCTCGCCGGCCGGCCTGGCCTGGGTGAACCTGGTCTGGGCGGTGGCGATCCCGTTCGCGTTCCTCATCGCGCGCGTGGTGCACCGAATCCCGCGGGGCTGGGTCACCTCGGTCGCGGGACGGGTGCGCTGGCGCTGGTTCGTCACCTGTCTCGGCCTGGCTGCCGCGGCGCTGACCGTGACGGTCGTGGTGGCGGCGTACCTCCCGCGGCAGGAGACGGCGCCGGTCGGTGGCACCCTCAACGACGTCACCTCGGAGACGGCGGCGTTCATGGTCGTCGTCGTGCTGCTGACGCCGTTGCAGGCAGCGGGGGAGGAGTACGTCTTCCGTGGCTACCTCACGCAGGCGTTCGGCGGCCTGGTCGCCGGCCGGCTCGGAATCCTCCTGGCCGTGGTGGTGCCGGCGGTCGTGTTCGCGCTCGCCCACGGTGCCCAGGATCCGCCCGTCTTCGTCGATCGACTGGCCTTCGGGCTGGTCGCCGGGGTCCTGGTCATCGTGACCGGTGGTCTCGAGGCGGCGGTGGCCATGCACGTGCTGAACAACTGGCTGGCCTTCGCGCTGGCGTTGGCGTTCGGCGACATGAACTCGGCGCTGCACCCCACGTCCTCGGGCTGGGCGACGTTGCCGACGACGCTGGTCCAGTCCCTCACGTTCGTCGCGCTGACCGTGTGGGTGGCGCGTCGTCGCGGCCTCGGGACCCGCACGGGAGAGCCCGTTTTGGAGCCGCCGAACGGGCGCGTGTAG
- a CDS encoding helix-turn-helix transcriptional regulator, whose product MSANGHDDDQLLTIAEVAAIVRVPPATLRYWRHLGEGPHSFRIGRSVRYWRTEVMAWLESESENNASCADHGAAVREGRG is encoded by the coding sequence ATGAGCGCCAACGGCCACGACGACGACCAGCTCCTCACGATCGCTGAGGTCGCTGCCATCGTGCGAGTCCCGCCCGCCACCCTCCGCTACTGGCGGCATCTCGGCGAGGGCCCGCACAGCTTCCGGATCGGACGCTCCGTGCGCTACTGGCGGACCGAGGTGATGGCCTGGCTCGAGTCCGAGTCGGAGAACAACGCATCTTGCGCCGACCATGGCGCAGCGGTGCGGGAAGGAAGAGGATGA
- a CDS encoding single-stranded DNA-binding protein gives MTIPTQMSLQGFIATAPELNFTGKGHARFYCRVGIDQHRKEADGSFTKLDPVFCDLVMFDRAAERAYTRFKPGDQIIASGYVHEYEQERRGGRSEIREQFVARRIGHDCARTRYVVDRPAAKQPDPPSSEMAVASETAPAVNL, from the coding sequence ATGACGATTCCCACCCAGATGAGCCTCCAAGGGTTCATCGCTACCGCGCCGGAGCTCAACTTCACCGGCAAGGGCCATGCCCGCTTCTACTGCCGCGTCGGGATCGACCAACACCGCAAGGAAGCCGACGGGTCCTTCACCAAGCTCGACCCGGTCTTCTGCGACCTGGTGATGTTCGACCGCGCCGCCGAGCGCGCGTACACGAGGTTCAAGCCGGGTGACCAGATCATCGCGTCGGGGTACGTGCACGAGTACGAGCAGGAGCGACGCGGCGGCCGGAGCGAGATCCGCGAACAATTCGTCGCCCGACGCATCGGCCACGACTGCGCGAGGACCCGCTACGTCGTCGACCGCCCTGCGGCGAAACAGCCGGACCCGCCAAGCAGCGAGATGGCCGTGGCGAGCGAAACCGCGCCGGCCGTCAACCTCTGA
- a CDS encoding IS110 family transposase, whose product MVGTLDLACEVTDIIGGVDTHADTHTVAALDGLGRLLGHATFPATPAGFGELLRWLRSHGNVVTVGVEGTGSYGAGLFQHLRAGGLRIVEVDQVDRGARRKTGKSDPTDAIAAARAVQAGTATGTPKTRDGVVESIRALRVARNGAIKSHTAAINALRQTVITAPAHLRSRLAGLGAKGLVDTCARLRPGDIHDPEQAVKATLRRLARRCQMLTEELAETDKDLQTLISQKAPVLLAVHGVGTDIAGQLLITAGDNPERLKSEASFAALCGVSPLLASSGKTNRHRLNRGGNRGANSALHRVVIVRMKTHPETRAYVERRTKEGMSKREIIRCLKRYVVRELLPLIKAPDQERPDLKLHSIAA is encoded by the coding sequence ATGGTAGGAACCCTCGATCTCGCATGCGAGGTCACCGACATCATTGGCGGGGTCGACACCCACGCCGACACTCACACCGTCGCAGCGCTGGACGGTCTGGGTCGCCTTCTCGGGCACGCGACCTTCCCCGCAACGCCTGCGGGATTCGGCGAACTATTGCGCTGGCTGAGGAGCCACGGAAACGTGGTCACGGTTGGGGTGGAGGGCACCGGTTCCTACGGCGCCGGCCTCTTTCAGCATCTTCGTGCGGGCGGTCTGCGGATCGTCGAGGTCGACCAGGTGGACCGAGGCGCCCGACGCAAGACGGGCAAGTCCGATCCCACCGACGCGATCGCTGCCGCGCGTGCCGTTCAGGCCGGCACGGCGACCGGCACACCGAAGACTCGGGACGGCGTCGTTGAGTCGATCCGAGCGCTCAGGGTGGCTCGCAATGGTGCGATCAAGTCGCATACGGCCGCGATCAACGCGCTGCGGCAGACCGTCATCACCGCGCCCGCACATCTGCGGTCCCGGCTCGCGGGCCTTGGCGCTAAGGGCCTGGTCGACACCTGTGCCCGGTTGCGGCCCGGCGACATCCACGACCCCGAGCAGGCAGTCAAGGCCACGCTGCGACGCTTGGCCCGACGCTGCCAGATGCTGACCGAGGAACTCGCCGAGACCGACAAAGACCTCCAGACCCTCATCAGCCAGAAAGCCCCGGTTCTCTTGGCCGTCCACGGTGTCGGTACCGACATCGCTGGGCAGTTGCTCATCACCGCCGGCGACAACCCCGAGCGCCTCAAGTCCGAGGCATCGTTCGCAGCACTTTGTGGTGTCAGCCCGTTGCTGGCGTCCTCGGGCAAGACGAACCGACACCGGCTCAACCGCGGCGGCAACCGAGGCGCCAACAGCGCACTACACCGCGTCGTAATCGTCAGGATGAAGACGCACCCCGAGACCCGTGCCTACGTCGAACGACGAACCAAGGAGGGCATGTCGAAACGGGAGATCATCCGCTGCCTCAAGCGCTACGTCGTCCGCGAACTGCTGCCCCTCATCAAGGCCCCCGACCAAGAGCGCCCTGACCTGAAGCTCCACTCGATCGCCGCTTGA
- a CDS encoding cytochrome P450 has protein sequence MTNQQPTYSPFDPEVIADPYPVYRDLRHNAPVYWSPDANSWVLSRYEDVSAALADPATYSSASGIFPTPPGVDMTELFLPMLIMTDPPRHTQLRHLVSKAFTPRRIVGLEPQIQTLVDDLLDQALNADTWDFVSGFAGPLPAIVIADMLGVPREDRDRFRTWSTTLIQSNPTRGEFGAGLDAAAALYDYFKTFLEERRAHPQDDLMTALVHAEVDGQHLSEDELLGFCLLLLVAGHETTTNLLSNSAVVLAQHPESRRQLADNPELIPAAVEELLRYDSPVQGLARTLTRQADLHEQRMNAGDTVLLLFGSANRDDRAFPDPDYFNIHRAPERQVAFGRGIHFCLGAALARLEARIALEALLARRRDWDVDHDSAVRLRSGPIRGYASLLVQ, from the coding sequence ATGACCAACCAGCAGCCGACCTATAGCCCCTTCGACCCCGAGGTCATCGCAGACCCGTACCCCGTCTACCGCGACCTTCGCCACAACGCACCTGTGTACTGGTCCCCGGACGCGAACTCCTGGGTACTCAGCCGCTACGAGGACGTCTCCGCCGCCCTCGCCGACCCCGCGACGTACTCCTCGGCGTCGGGGATCTTCCCGACCCCGCCCGGAGTCGACATGACCGAGCTGTTCCTGCCAATGCTCATCATGACCGACCCACCCCGGCACACCCAGCTGCGCCACCTCGTCAGCAAGGCCTTCACACCGCGCCGAATCGTCGGGCTCGAGCCACAAATCCAGACCCTTGTCGACGACCTCCTCGATCAAGCCCTTAACGCCGATACCTGGGACTTCGTCTCCGGGTTCGCGGGACCGCTCCCGGCAATCGTCATCGCCGACATGCTCGGTGTCCCGCGCGAGGACCGAGACCGCTTCCGCACCTGGTCCACCACGCTCATCCAGTCCAACCCCACCAGAGGCGAGTTCGGTGCCGGACTGGATGCCGCCGCCGCCCTCTACGACTACTTCAAGACTTTCCTCGAGGAGCGACGCGCCCACCCCCAAGACGACCTCATGACCGCACTCGTTCACGCCGAAGTCGACGGCCAGCACCTCAGCGAGGACGAGCTCCTCGGCTTCTGCCTGCTGCTGCTCGTCGCCGGGCACGAAACCACCACCAACCTGCTCTCCAACAGCGCGGTCGTCCTCGCCCAACACCCCGAGAGTCGACGGCAGCTGGCCGACAACCCAGAGCTCATACCAGCGGCAGTGGAGGAGTTGCTCCGCTACGACTCACCAGTCCAAGGCCTGGCCCGCACCCTGACCCGACAGGCGGACCTGCATGAGCAACGCATGAATGCCGGCGACACAGTGTTGCTGCTCTTCGGATCGGCCAACCGAGACGACCGCGCCTTCCCCGACCCCGACTACTTCAACATCCACCGCGCCCCCGAACGACAGGTCGCATTCGGCCGCGGAATCCACTTCTGCCTCGGCGCAGCCCTGGCCCGCCTCGAAGCACGCATCGCTCTCGAGGCACTGCTTGCCCGCCGGCGTGACTGGGACGTCGACCACGACTCAGCGGTCCGCCTTCGCTCCGGCCCGATCCGCGGCTACGCCTCGCTACTCGTGCAGTAG
- a CDS encoding TetR/AcrR family transcriptional regulator: MRKLPAKLASQLYGAAELIAERGLDGTKIEDIAEVTGIPKATIYYHLDGKNAVLEFLLGDLLDLIAGAVGVAVATEDDARTRLKAAVAAQLGVMLEHPYLCRALVGDLGRATRLPDLAVALRTAFYEPIEQLMADGVRDGSLRQVPDPGIVAASVFGAITVTGLGVAVEGPSTDPRRDAARLSESICMFIFDGLAMSRPGMPPGDATNGTT; encoded by the coding sequence ATGAGGAAACTCCCGGCAAAACTCGCCAGCCAGCTCTACGGAGCGGCCGAGCTCATCGCCGAGCGCGGCCTCGACGGCACGAAGATCGAGGACATCGCGGAAGTCACGGGCATCCCCAAGGCGACGATCTACTACCACCTCGACGGCAAGAACGCGGTCCTGGAGTTCCTGCTCGGCGACCTGCTGGATCTGATAGCTGGCGCCGTAGGCGTCGCCGTTGCTACCGAGGATGACGCACGAACACGATTGAAGGCCGCTGTCGCGGCTCAACTCGGCGTCATGCTGGAGCACCCGTACCTGTGCCGCGCCCTCGTCGGCGACCTTGGGCGCGCAACCCGGCTACCCGATCTTGCCGTGGCACTGCGCACCGCCTTCTACGAGCCCATCGAGCAGCTCATGGCTGACGGAGTCCGAGACGGATCCCTCCGTCAGGTCCCCGACCCGGGAATCGTCGCTGCGAGCGTTTTCGGCGCGATCACCGTCACCGGTCTCGGGGTCGCGGTCGAGGGCCCTTCGACCGACCCCCGGCGCGACGCGGCGCGGCTATCCGAATCGATCTGCATGTTCATCTTCGACGGCCTCGCCATGTCCCGCCCCGGGATGCCGCCTGGCGACGCGACGAACGGCACGACCTAA
- a CDS encoding helix-turn-helix domain-containing protein, protein MDREGWSELELVRRDQQVPIRWFREVYPDLDPDRATRFGLAFAEQAQLTSFGPLSLPLVSAASVAEVFELLGYLPVISGSLRPHFHQSSAGLTVGLTGHTGDPALDCLVIAYGGAALLRLLDMLAGELPAVTLHLAWEAPRSSTPQPDTIAGRLVFDARTSFIDVPVDTLSAPCRFPDPVAYRMAITELRRTLERDKTPTSVTETVRRAIEENPDHSGRNEVAATLGMSVSTVKRRLDAEGTTFREVRQTILRERAIVRLLDPTLPISQIAIDLGYGDVGNFSHAFKRWTGQSPGEFRRAGRRIRTESETSGHHVPPR, encoded by the coding sequence GTGGACCGCGAGGGTTGGTCGGAACTCGAACTGGTCAGACGCGACCAGCAGGTGCCGATCCGATGGTTTCGCGAGGTGTACCCCGACCTCGATCCCGACCGCGCGACCCGCTTCGGACTCGCCTTCGCCGAACAGGCGCAGCTGACTTCCTTCGGACCCCTGAGCCTGCCGCTGGTCAGTGCCGCTTCCGTGGCCGAGGTCTTCGAGCTCCTCGGCTACCTCCCGGTCATCTCGGGAAGCCTCCGGCCCCACTTCCACCAGAGTTCCGCCGGCTTGACGGTGGGGCTCACCGGGCACACCGGCGACCCCGCTCTCGATTGCCTCGTCATCGCCTACGGAGGAGCAGCACTGCTACGGCTGCTCGACATGCTGGCCGGAGAGCTACCCGCCGTGACGCTGCACCTGGCCTGGGAGGCTCCCAGGAGTTCGACGCCGCAGCCCGACACCATCGCCGGACGCCTGGTCTTCGACGCACGTACCTCGTTCATCGACGTGCCCGTCGACACCCTCTCAGCACCCTGCCGGTTCCCGGACCCGGTCGCCTACCGCATGGCCATCACTGAACTGCGCCGCACGCTCGAGCGCGACAAGACACCCACCAGCGTCACCGAGACCGTCAGGCGGGCGATCGAGGAGAACCCTGACCACAGTGGCCGCAATGAGGTCGCGGCCACCTTGGGGATGTCGGTGAGCACCGTGAAGCGGCGCCTCGACGCCGAGGGCACGACTTTTCGCGAGGTACGCCAGACGATACTCCGCGAGCGTGCCATCGTGCGCCTCCTCGACCCCACGCTGCCCATCAGCCAGATCGCCATCGACCTCGGTTACGGCGACGTGGGCAACTTCTCCCATGCCTTCAAACGCTGGACCGGGCAGTCGCCGGGCGAATTCCGCCGAGCGGGTCGCCGCATTCGGACAGAGTCGGAGACGAGTGGCCACCACGTTCCACCCCGCTGA
- a CDS encoding 2Fe-2S iron-sulfur cluster-binding protein — MSVVTFISHGGEKHEAPLEDGESLMQIAVSNMIPGIDGDCGGEAACGTCHVVVDDAWVDVVGRSTQVEEEMLSMNPEREATSRLSCQMRMSESCDGLVVRLPEFQM; from the coding sequence ATGTCAGTAGTCACCTTCATCTCTCACGGCGGGGAGAAGCACGAGGCGCCGCTGGAGGACGGCGAGTCCCTCATGCAGATCGCCGTGAGCAACATGATCCCGGGCATCGACGGCGACTGCGGCGGGGAGGCGGCGTGCGGCACCTGCCACGTGGTGGTCGACGACGCATGGGTCGACGTGGTCGGACGGTCCACCCAGGTCGAGGAGGAGATGCTGTCGATGAACCCCGAGCGCGAGGCGACCTCGCGGCTGTCGTGCCAGATGAGGATGAGTGAGAGCTGCGATGGCCTGGTCGTCCGGCTCCCCGAGTTCCAGATGTGA
- a CDS encoding cytochrome P450: MTDAMTERAQSLVPMELQIRGAHLYDRARRFVTRTNGQKIFVERPIPPVDEVALADIDLSNPFLYRQGKWQSYFERVRNEAPVHFQANSPFGPFWSVTRHADIIAVDKDHETFSAEPFIIIGEPPRFMDVAMFIAMDPPKHDRQRAAVQGVVAPKNLREMEALIRSRVQEVLDGLPVGEPFNWVDLVSIELTARMLATLLDFPYDQRRKLVEWSDLASSMEQANGGPSDNDKIFRGFVDAARGLSALWRDKQARLAAGEEPGFDLITMLQSNEDTKDLIDRPMEFLGNLVLLIVGGNDTTRNSMSGGVLALNQFPDQFEKLKANPDLIPNMVSEIIRWQTPLAYMRRVAKKDTILNGQFIRKGDKVVMWYASGNRDERVFDRPDDLIIDRGNARNHISFGFGVHRCMGNRLAELQLRILWEELLPRFEKIEVVAEPEYVQSNFVRGISRLMVELTPKTAG; the protein is encoded by the coding sequence GTGACCGACGCGATGACCGAGCGAGCTCAATCCTTGGTCCCGATGGAGCTCCAGATCCGCGGTGCCCACCTCTACGACAGGGCCCGCCGCTTCGTGACGCGGACCAACGGGCAGAAGATCTTCGTCGAGCGGCCCATCCCGCCCGTGGACGAGGTTGCTCTGGCCGACATCGACCTGAGCAACCCGTTCCTGTACCGGCAGGGCAAGTGGCAGTCCTACTTCGAGCGGGTGCGGAACGAGGCGCCCGTCCACTTCCAGGCCAACAGCCCCTTCGGTCCGTTCTGGTCGGTGACGCGACACGCCGACATCATTGCGGTCGACAAGGACCACGAGACCTTCTCGGCCGAGCCGTTCATCATCATCGGCGAGCCTCCGCGGTTCATGGATGTGGCCATGTTCATCGCCATGGATCCGCCCAAGCACGACCGGCAGCGCGCGGCCGTGCAGGGTGTCGTGGCTCCCAAGAACCTGCGGGAGATGGAGGCGCTGATCCGCTCCCGCGTCCAAGAGGTGCTCGACGGCCTCCCGGTCGGTGAGCCCTTCAACTGGGTCGACCTGGTCTCCATCGAGTTGACGGCCCGCATGCTGGCCACGTTGCTGGACTTCCCCTACGACCAGCGTCGCAAGCTGGTGGAGTGGTCGGACCTGGCCAGCTCCATGGAGCAGGCCAACGGTGGCCCCTCGGACAACGACAAGATCTTTCGCGGATTCGTCGACGCGGCGCGGGGGCTCAGTGCCCTGTGGCGCGACAAGCAGGCCCGCCTCGCGGCGGGTGAGGAGCCTGGCTTCGATTTGATCACGATGTTGCAGAGCAACGAGGACACCAAGGACTTGATCGACCGCCCGATGGAGTTCTTGGGCAACCTCGTCCTGCTGATCGTGGGAGGCAACGACACCACACGGAACTCCATGAGCGGTGGGGTGCTGGCCCTCAACCAGTTCCCGGACCAGTTCGAGAAGCTCAAGGCGAACCCGGACCTGATTCCGAATATGGTCTCGGAGATCATCCGGTGGCAGACCCCGTTGGCCTACATGCGCCGGGTGGCCAAGAAGGACACGATCCTCAACGGCCAGTTCATCCGCAAGGGGGACAAGGTGGTCATGTGGTATGCCTCGGGCAACCGTGACGAGCGTGTCTTCGACCGACCCGATGACCTCATCATCGACCGCGGCAACGCGCGCAACCACATCTCGTTCGGCTTCGGTGTCCACCGGTGCATGGGCAACCGGCTCGCAGAGCTGCAGCTGCGCATCCTCTGGGAGGAGCTGCTGCCTCGCTTCGAGAAGATCGAGGTCGTTGCCGAGCCGGAGTATGTCCAGTCGAACTTCGTGCGCGGGATCAGCAGGTTGATGGTCGAGCTGACTCCCAAGACCGCCGGGTGA